The following coding sequences lie in one Patescibacteria group bacterium genomic window:
- the pgk gene encoding phosphoglycerate kinase, with protein sequence MQYKFKKIEDAPISSGTKVLLRLDLNVPIVDGQVRDDFRIKKSLKTLEFLKNRGAKTIIIAHTDSKETDSLKVVAEYLNTIIKVDFVPSLEELPERLGALGDGGILFLENIRNNPGEIKNDLHFAQTLASLADIYVNDAFSVSHRAHASIVGIPNFLPSYAGFLFCEEVVHVSRAFNPPRPFLFILAGANKKLTSTSLVSETKFPLVTKFLKSADSVFVGGALANDLFKAEGFEIGHSKHSESDFGFEAMLHNPKLLLPLDVVVGDPQNKISKKPNQILPEEIVFDAGQETLTMLTEKLKSAQFVLWNGTIGAYEQGFVEGTEALAKAIAESGVEAIVGGGDTLAAIDKLALNDKFSFVSTGGGAMLDFLASETLPGIAALEASAAHN encoded by the coding sequence ATGCAATATAAATTTAAAAAAATTGAGGACGCTCCTATTTCTTCCGGTACGAAGGTTTTACTTCGCCTTGATCTCAACGTGCCAATTGTGGATGGACAAGTTCGCGATGATTTTAGGATTAAAAAAAGTTTGAAAACTTTAGAGTTTTTAAAAAATCGCGGAGCGAAAACGATTATCATCGCTCACACCGACAGCAAAGAAACTGACTCTCTGAAAGTGGTGGCTGAGTATCTCAATACGATTATCAAAGTTGATTTTGTTCCCTCTTTAGAAGAACTCCCCGAGCGCCTTGGGGCGCTCGGGGACGGAGGAATTTTATTTTTGGAAAATATTCGCAACAATCCTGGAGAAATTAAAAATGATCTTCATTTTGCGCAGACGCTCGCTTCGCTTGCGGATATCTACGTTAATGACGCGTTTTCAGTTTCTCATCGTGCTCACGCTTCGATTGTTGGCATTCCAAATTTTTTGCCGAGTTACGCTGGATTTTTGTTTTGTGAGGAAGTGGTCCATGTGTCTCGAGCGTTTAATCCGCCGAGACCCTTCTTGTTTATCTTGGCTGGTGCAAATAAAAAATTAACCAGCACATCTTTGGTCTCTGAAACAAAATTTCCTCTTGTGACCAAGTTTTTAAAATCGGCCGACTCTGTGTTTGTCGGCGGAGCGCTTGCCAACGACCTTTTCAAGGCTGAAGGTTTTGAAATCGGACACTCGAAACATTCTGAGTCTGATTTCGGTTTCGAGGCGATGTTGCACAATCCAAAACTACTATTACCGCTCGATGTTGTTGTGGGAGACCCTCAAAACAAAATTTCAAAAAAACCAAACCAAATTCTTCCTGAAGAAATTGTCTTTGATGCTGGGCAAGAAACCTTGACGATGCTCACTGAAAAATTAAAATCAGCTCAATTTGTTCTTTGGAATGGCACGATCGGTGCTTATGAACAAGGTTTCGTCGAAGGTACGGAAGCTTTAGCGAAGGCGATTGCAGAAAGCGGAGTTGAGGCGATTGTTGGTGGAGGAGACACGCTTGCGGCTATCGACAAATTGGCGTTGAACGATAAATTTTCTTTTGTTTCAACGGGTGGTGGAGCGATGCTTGATTTTTTGGCTAGCGAAACTCTGCCCGGCATTGCCGCGCTCGAAGCGAGCGCGGCTCATAACTGA
- a CDS encoding carboxypeptidase regulatory-like domain-containing protein, with translation MLSSKIGTQNQKAHAEKSRGFTLVESLVSLAVFSLLLIAVTTTALALVRQSRNFRENTTLSGLADQYLEIARNLPYSQIGTENGNPHGNLPDFASPTNATINGTSYQIYYVVTYIDDPADGTILAGTDISPNDYKQLKLYIKNTLTNVTTSFLSTLSPKGLEGLTGGGALSIKVFDAVGQPVPNATITITNTSLVPDINLTRTSDAQGNWAEVGLPASANSYHVVVTKNGYSTDQTYPISVGNPSPTKPDGTILAGQATQISFSIDLLSDLVFNTLNQTCTAIPNVGLGVRGAKLIGTPSVYKFNNSYTSNGSGQISLPNLEWDSYTPALIGNTYMIYGSSPIQQINILPDTSQTYTLVLGPKTDNSLLVIVKDSSTGNPLQGASVNLTDPSVFDVTEMTSGSVWSQEEWSDGSGQVNFVNPSKYFQDDGNVNTLGIPSGLRLADYGGVSYAMAGSLESSTFDTGTTETQYTNLLWQPTSQDPATTVKFQIATNSDNATWNYVGPDGTNGTYFTVPGTTIHSSNNNMRYLRYKTFLSTTDNSKTPVLTSISVNYVSGCFTPGQAMFPDLENTNYQVRVSLSDYQTQIINPVNVSGYGTLEILLSH, from the coding sequence ATGCTCTCCTCTAAAATTGGAACGCAAAACCAAAAAGCTCACGCTGAGAAAAGTCGGGGGTTTACGCTGGTTGAAAGTCTTGTCAGTCTTGCAGTATTTTCATTATTACTTATTGCAGTCACCACGACAGCGCTGGCGTTGGTTCGACAATCCCGAAATTTTCGCGAAAATACGACACTCTCCGGGCTCGCTGATCAGTACTTAGAAATCGCTCGAAATCTTCCGTACTCTCAAATCGGTACAGAAAACGGTAACCCACATGGAAACCTTCCAGACTTTGCAAGTCCTACTAACGCAACCATAAACGGCACCAGCTACCAAATTTATTATGTCGTTACCTACATCGATGATCCCGCTGATGGTACGATTCTCGCTGGCACTGACATCTCACCAAACGACTACAAGCAACTCAAGCTATATATTAAAAATACTCTGACAAATGTCACGACGAGTTTCTTAAGCACACTCTCCCCAAAAGGCCTTGAGGGTTTAACTGGAGGCGGAGCGCTTTCGATAAAAGTTTTTGATGCGGTTGGCCAGCCGGTACCAAATGCCACCATCACCATCACCAACACAAGCCTTGTTCCCGATATCAATCTGACAAGAACCAGTGACGCCCAAGGTAACTGGGCTGAAGTTGGTTTACCTGCCAGCGCCAATAGTTATCATGTTGTAGTCACAAAAAATGGTTACTCCACCGACCAAACCTACCCAATTAGTGTTGGCAATCCGAGCCCGACCAAGCCCGACGGCACCATCCTCGCGGGCCAAGCTACTCAGATAAGTTTTTCAATCGATCTTTTGAGTGATTTAGTTTTCAACACCCTAAACCAAACCTGCACCGCCATTCCAAATGTCGGACTTGGGGTACGCGGGGCAAAGTTGATTGGAACCCCAAGTGTTTATAAATTTAATAACTCCTACACCTCAAATGGTAGCGGACAAATTTCTCTTCCAAACTTGGAATGGGACAGTTATACTCCGGCGCTGATTGGGAATACCTACATGATTTATGGTTCATCTCCAATTCAACAAATAAATATTTTGCCGGACACCAGCCAGACATACACGCTTGTGCTTGGACCAAAAACCGACAACAGCCTCTTGGTAATCGTAAAAGATTCATCGACCGGGAACCCCCTTCAAGGCGCAAGTGTAAACCTGACTGATCCAAGCGTATTTGATGTCACCGAGATGACAAGCGGCAGTGTCTGGAGCCAGGAAGAGTGGTCAGATGGATCGGGCCAAGTTAATTTCGTTAACCCAAGCAAATATTTTCAAGATGATGGCAATGTAAATACGCTTGGTATTCCGTCTGGATTAAGGCTCGCCGATTATGGCGGTGTCTCATACGCTATGGCGGGATCTCTTGAATCTTCAACATTTGATACCGGCACAACAGAAACCCAATACACCAACCTCCTTTGGCAGCCAACCTCGCAAGATCCTGCAACGACCGTTAAATTTCAAATCGCCACCAACAGTGACAATGCAACATGGAACTATGTCGGACCTGACGGTACAAACGGTACATACTTCACTGTCCCCGGAACAACAATACACTCGAGTAATAACAATATGCGCTACCTCAGATACAAAACTTTTCTTTCAACGACTGACAATTCTAAAACTCCTGTGCTGACGAGCATCAGCGTCAATTACGTTTCAGGATGTTTTACTCCGGGACAGGCCATGTTCCCAGACCTTGAAAACACGAATTATCAAGTCAGAGTGAGTCTGAGTGACTATCAAACTCAAATAATTAACCCTGTAAACGTCTCTGGATATGGGACCCTCGAAATCTTACTCTCACATTAA
- a CDS encoding pilus assembly PilX N-terminal domain-containing protein, whose product MEHRTRNRKPEEARALCARASSPRSLPPVPCSVLRVPSPRGFTLIYLLVIIFVFSLMMLPVINFVAGAVRVLVATIDREQSLQIAETGINYYQWHLAHFPSDYKDGTNATGPYTHNYVDFDTQETIGQFTLTITPPLAGSTIVTIRSEGATTRNPNITRSITARYGIPSLAKFSFLSNDVIWIGDMETVSGELQSNNGVRFDGVGNAPIGSAKSTYTCPTSQGNPCPTTKNGVWGNADQSVKNFWQFPVPAVDFSSLTSDLASIKSNAQSGGMYLPPSNAQGYSLVFNAAGTVSVYKVTNLKGNLPGWDVNGVAHNEFTDYNNRSLQFTQAIPANGIIYVEDKVWVEGTVNGRATVAAALLPYNPATAPTIYIPDNIIYAAKDGTNVLGLIAQKDVVVTSHSSNDIEIDAAMISQNGSVEIFHHTGNVKNSITIFGSIMSFGQWTWSYVTPLGLIASGYQTTNDVYDSNLLYAPPPSFPLSSSGYQIISWLSD is encoded by the coding sequence ATGGAGCATAGAACACGTAACAGAAAACCAGAAGAAGCCCGCGCGCTTTGCGCGCGGGCTTCTTCTCCCCGCTCACTTCCCCCTGTTCCATGTTCTGTGTTGCGTGTTCCATCTCCTCGTGGCTTCACCTTGATCTACCTCCTCGTCATCATTTTTGTTTTCTCTTTAATGATGCTTCCCGTTATTAATTTTGTCGCCGGAGCTGTGAGAGTACTGGTAGCAACTATCGATCGTGAACAAAGCCTTCAAATCGCCGAAACAGGAATAAATTATTATCAGTGGCATCTCGCGCATTTTCCAAGCGACTATAAAGACGGAACAAATGCGACCGGACCCTACACCCACAACTATGTCGACTTCGATACCCAAGAAACCATTGGTCAATTTACCCTCACCATTACCCCACCGCTAGCCGGCTCAACAATCGTCACAATCAGATCCGAAGGAGCGACCACGCGCAACCCCAACATCACGCGCAGCATTACAGCACGCTACGGCATTCCATCACTCGCAAAATTTTCTTTTCTGAGCAACGATGTGATTTGGATTGGCGACATGGAAACGGTCAGTGGAGAATTACAATCAAACAACGGCGTACGTTTTGATGGTGTTGGCAATGCGCCGATAGGTTCTGCAAAATCCACCTACACCTGCCCCACATCTCAAGGTAACCCGTGTCCTACTACCAAAAACGGAGTTTGGGGTAACGCGGATCAATCGGTAAAAAATTTCTGGCAATTTCCTGTACCCGCCGTTGACTTCTCTTCCTTAACATCAGATCTAGCAAGCATCAAAAGCAACGCTCAAAGTGGAGGAATGTATCTTCCTCCTTCAAATGCTCAAGGGTACTCGTTGGTATTTAATGCCGCTGGTACTGTCAGTGTTTACAAAGTGACAAATTTAAAAGGAAATCTGCCAGGCTGGGATGTAAACGGCGTCGCTCACAACGAGTTTACTGATTACAACAACAGAAGTCTACAATTTACCCAAGCAATCCCTGCCAACGGCATCATTTATGTTGAGGATAAAGTGTGGGTAGAGGGTACGGTCAATGGACGCGCAACAGTTGCCGCGGCACTCCTGCCATATAATCCTGCGACCGCTCCAACTATTTACATTCCAGACAACATCATCTATGCGGCCAAAGACGGAACAAATGTTTTAGGATTAATTGCACAAAAAGATGTGGTCGTAACAAGTCACTCCTCCAACGACATTGAAATTGATGCCGCCATGATCTCCCAAAATGGTAGTGTTGAAATTTTCCACCACACAGGAAACGTCAAAAACAGCATTACCATTTTCGGATCAATCATGTCGTTTGGTCAGTGGACGTGGTCATATGTCACTCCACTTGGCCTCATCGCCTCGGGATATCAAACGACAAATGACGTCTACGACAGCAATCTTCTCTATGCTCCTCCGCCAAGTTTTCCTCTTTCGTCTTCTGGCTATCAAATCATAAGCTGGTTAAGCGATTAA
- a CDS encoding GspE/PulE family protein, with product MFIEEKQFRNFIQDSGLVTKADLEETEKEADKKDESVGSILVSKGKITEDELRKIQAYILGITFVDLKDQKIDFEVLSMIPEPIARSHNIVAFKKTADSLEVAMLDTDDLAAIDFIKKKVHLKILSRLTDTASIKSVLLQYQKSLKAEFGDIIQKESASIKISADSEGGSNMSANELKKMAEDLPVIRIIDTLLKHAVLQNASDIHIEPMENQVLVRYRIDGILHDTMTLPKNAGDSITARLKVLSNLKLDEKRLPQDGRFKVDLGNEKVSFRVSILPTYYGEKTVMRLLRESAGGFTLEGLGFHGESLEKIHAGMKLKTGMILTTGPTGSGKTTTLYTILDILNTPEVNISTIEDPVEYQMARVNQTQVKPEIGFTFGSGLRSLVRQDPDIVMVGEIRDNETASLAVNASLTGHLVLSTLHTNSAAGAIPRLVDMKVEPFLIVSTVNVVIAQRLVRKLCAVKDKYFLDKAALATLAKSVDLNRVLKELKDEKIVDKDAIWEKIQFYKPKPSAESKDGYSSRVGIHETLKVTSSIKELILRGSPSDVIEAQARKEGMLTMLEDGIFKAVMGLTTIEEVFRVVSE from the coding sequence ATGTTCATCGAAGAGAAACAATTTAGGAATTTTATTCAGGATTCCGGTTTAGTAACTAAAGCTGATCTTGAAGAAACTGAAAAAGAAGCGGACAAAAAAGACGAAAGCGTCGGTTCTATTTTGGTGAGTAAGGGCAAAATTACTGAAGACGAGTTGAGGAAAATCCAAGCGTATATTTTAGGGATTACATTTGTGGATTTGAAAGATCAGAAGATTGATTTCGAGGTACTCTCCATGATTCCCGAACCGATTGCGCGCAGTCACAACATTGTGGCGTTTAAAAAGACCGCTGATAGTTTGGAAGTGGCCATGCTCGATACCGATGATTTGGCGGCTATCGACTTTATCAAAAAGAAAGTTCATTTGAAGATTCTATCGCGATTGACTGACACGGCTTCTATTAAAAGCGTTCTTTTGCAGTATCAAAAAAGTCTTAAGGCGGAGTTCGGTGATATTATTCAGAAAGAATCAGCCTCAATAAAAATTAGCGCAGATTCAGAAGGTGGCTCAAACATGAGCGCCAATGAGTTGAAAAAGATGGCGGAGGATTTGCCGGTTATTCGAATTATCGATACTTTGCTCAAACATGCGGTGTTGCAAAATGCTTCGGACATTCACATTGAGCCGATGGAAAATCAGGTGCTCGTTCGGTATCGAATCGACGGAATTTTGCACGACACGATGACCCTGCCGAAAAACGCTGGGGACAGTATCACGGCGCGCCTCAAAGTGCTTTCGAATTTGAAACTCGATGAGAAAAGATTGCCACAAGACGGTCGGTTCAAAGTTGATCTAGGAAATGAAAAAGTTTCTTTCCGCGTTTCTATTTTACCGACATATTATGGAGAAAAAACTGTTATGCGTTTGTTGCGAGAAAGTGCTGGCGGGTTTACGCTCGAAGGTCTAGGATTTCACGGCGAATCATTGGAAAAAATTCACGCAGGCATGAAATTAAAAACCGGTATGATTTTGACCACCGGCCCTACAGGTTCAGGAAAAACCACGACGCTCTACACCATTCTCGATATTTTAAATACCCCAGAGGTTAACATTTCCACCATTGAAGATCCTGTCGAATATCAAATGGCTCGGGTCAATCAAACGCAAGTAAAGCCTGAAATTGGTTTTACCTTTGGATCGGGATTGCGTTCTCTTGTGCGACAGGACCCAGATATTGTGATGGTGGGAGAAATTCGCGACAATGAAACGGCGTCGTTGGCAGTCAACGCGTCACTCACTGGACACTTAGTGCTTTCGACACTGCATACCAACTCGGCCGCAGGGGCTATTCCTCGACTTGTCGATATGAAAGTCGAACCCTTTTTGATTGTTTCGACAGTGAACGTGGTTATTGCGCAACGATTGGTGCGAAAATTGTGCGCCGTGAAGGATAAATATTTTTTGGACAAGGCTGCGCTTGCTACGCTCGCTAAGTCAGTTGATTTAAACCGAGTTTTAAAAGAATTGAAAGATGAAAAAATAGTAGATAAGGATGCGATCTGGGAAAAAATTCAATTTTATAAACCAAAACCTTCCGCCGAATCAAAAGACGGTTACAGTAGTCGCGTCGGCATTCACGAAACTTTGAAAGTGACGAGCAGTATCAAGGAGCTTATTTTGCGGGGCTCGCCATCAGACGTGATTGAGGCGCAGGCTCGCAAGGAAGGAATGCTCACTATGCTCGAAGACGGCATTTTCAAGGCGGTGATGGGGCTGACAACAATTGAGGAAGTGTTCCGCGTGGTGTCAGAGTAG
- a CDS encoding prepilin-type N-terminal cleavage/methylation domain-containing protein has translation MKLFKTAVVQKNSMRNQRGFTVLEMLMAIFIFSMLIGGIAALFQTTFNTARQQNLAVSSTNQARKVIFDFTNEVRTATVGNGGSYPISEASSTQLILYSGYGAPNSIIYRLRYYLSNNKLYKGVITPTGTPPTYNTSSEVVKIVQTGLSQGATPVFYYYDSNYAGTSTPLSQPVNLTMVKFIKINMILINQDIKNSTSTFIVTGGATIRNLKTNLGN, from the coding sequence ATGAAACTTTTTAAGACTGCCGTAGTGCAAAAAAATTCCATGCGCAACCAGCGCGGATTTACAGTACTTGAAATGCTCATGGCTATATTTATTTTTTCGATGCTGATCGGTGGAATCGCGGCGCTCTTTCAAACCACCTTCAACACAGCCAGGCAACAAAATCTTGCAGTCAGTAGTACTAACCAAGCCAGAAAAGTAATTTTTGATTTTACCAATGAAGTCAGGACCGCAACCGTGGGCAACGGCGGTTCGTACCCCATCAGCGAAGCCAGCAGTACCCAACTTATTTTGTATTCAGGGTATGGTGCGCCAAACTCAATCATTTATAGGCTTCGCTATTACCTCTCAAATAATAAATTATACAAGGGGGTAATCACTCCGACGGGCACTCCTCCAACCTACAACACCTCTTCTGAAGTAGTGAAAATCGTCCAAACAGGACTCTCTCAAGGAGCCACACCGGTGTTTTACTATTACGACAGTAACTACGCCGGCACAAGCACGCCACTTTCTCAACCAGTCAATTTAACTATGGTAAAATTTATTAAAATAAACATGATTTTAATCAATCAGGATATTAAAAATTCCACGAGCACTTTTATCGTTACCGGTGGAGCAACAATCAGAAATTTGAAAACTAACCTCGGCAATTAA
- the tpiA gene encoding triose-phosphate isomerase → MKNRKIIVANWKMNPKTDLEARTLFAATKRSAKICKKIDVVVCPPVLYAPFFKKTDSKNLFLGAQNIFWEQGGSYTGEVSAEMVSDIGASFAIIGHSERRAFGETDAMVSKKVLAALRSKITVILCIGEKERDASGAYYEFLKNQIRTSLFGVKGNSVKNILIAYEPVWAIGKSFKDAMKPAELYEMTIFIKKVFADLFGADVAHALQILYGGSVNFENAKSIVTEGQVDGFIIGRESVDPENFKKLLTVVNAI, encoded by the coding sequence ATGAAAAATCGGAAAATAATTGTAGCCAATTGGAAAATGAATCCAAAAACGGACCTCGAGGCCCGTACTCTTTTTGCCGCGACCAAGCGAAGTGCGAAAATTTGTAAAAAAATCGATGTGGTTGTTTGTCCTCCAGTCTTGTATGCGCCTTTTTTTAAAAAAACCGACAGTAAAAATCTTTTTCTTGGAGCGCAAAATATTTTTTGGGAACAAGGTGGTTCATACACCGGAGAAGTGAGTGCCGAGATGGTTTCGGATATCGGAGCATCGTTCGCTATTATCGGTCATTCAGAAAGAAGAGCGTTTGGTGAAACCGATGCGATGGTTTCTAAAAAAGTTTTAGCCGCTCTTCGTTCTAAAATTACTGTAATTTTGTGTATTGGCGAGAAAGAGAGAGATGCTAGCGGCGCCTACTATGAGTTTTTGAAAAATCAAATTCGAACCTCTCTCTTTGGTGTTAAGGGTAATTCCGTGAAAAATATTTTAATTGCCTATGAACCCGTGTGGGCGATTGGGAAAAGTTTTAAGGATGCCATGAAGCCAGCAGAGCTCTACGAGATGACGATTTTTATCAAAAAAGTTTTTGCTGATTTGTTTGGTGCCGATGTAGCGCACGCGCTACAGATTTTGTACGGCGGTTCGGTTAATTTCGAAAACGCAAAAAGTATCGTCACTGAGGGTCAAGTTGACGGTTTTATAATTGGCAGAGAAAGTGTGGATCCAGAAAATTTTAAAAAGCTCCTCACTGTGGTCAATGCAATATAA
- a CDS encoding type II secretion system F family protein, translating into MKFKFKAQKANGEMYDDVQEAVDKFTLYRNIKKAGDVVISATEITPAQKFDVMNYLKFLGKVKTHDKITFAHNLGSMLEVGLPLSRALTVIERQSKKKSLQDLMLSLNDNIKKGKTLSQGMAEFPNVFSKLFISMVKAGEESGSLASSLKAVALQMGNMYDLEKKIRGAMIYPAIILTVMLIIGGLMLTFVVPTLTKTFKELKAELPFSTQIIITISDFLRDHTLLAFGGLILFFVSLYYFLKTTIGRRVFDFAILRIPLISTLVKETNTARTARTLSSLLSAGVSVTSAVSITSDVLQNSYYKEVLLVAEKNIEKGSPMSVVFVEREDLYPPFLSEMLAVGEETGKISEMLSGVATFFEDEVSQKTKNMATVIEPFLMVFIGAAVGFFAYSMITPMYTVLNNV; encoded by the coding sequence ATGAAATTTAAATTTAAGGCACAAAAAGCCAACGGGGAAATGTACGACGATGTGCAAGAAGCCGTCGATAAATTTACCCTGTATCGGAATATCAAAAAGGCTGGTGATGTTGTGATTTCTGCTACTGAAATTACACCCGCTCAAAAGTTCGACGTAATGAATTATTTGAAATTTCTCGGCAAAGTTAAGACCCATGACAAAATCACTTTCGCTCACAATTTGGGATCAATGCTCGAAGTGGGGTTGCCACTTTCCCGCGCGCTGACGGTGATTGAGAGACAGAGCAAAAAGAAAAGTTTGCAAGACTTGATGCTATCGTTAAATGATAATATCAAAAAAGGTAAAACCTTAAGTCAAGGAATGGCCGAATTCCCCAATGTGTTTTCGAAACTGTTTATTTCAATGGTTAAAGCCGGAGAGGAGAGCGGTAGTTTGGCCAGCTCATTGAAGGCCGTGGCCTTGCAAATGGGAAATATGTACGATTTGGAGAAAAAAATTCGTGGGGCCATGATTTATCCAGCAATTATTTTGACGGTTATGTTGATTATCGGAGGATTGATGCTTACGTTTGTTGTTCCTACGTTAACAAAAACATTCAAGGAACTAAAGGCAGAATTACCTTTTTCCACACAGATTATTATCACTATCAGTGATTTTCTTAGAGATCACACCCTCCTCGCTTTCGGGGGCCTTATATTATTTTTTGTTTCTCTCTATTATTTTTTGAAAACAACTATTGGCCGAAGAGTTTTTGATTTTGCGATTCTCCGGATACCGCTCATTTCCACTTTGGTAAAAGAAACCAATACCGCTCGTACCGCGCGCACATTATCATCTCTACTTTCAGCGGGAGTTTCTGTAACGAGTGCAGTTAGCATTACGAGCGATGTTTTGCAAAATTCATATTACAAAGAGGTTTTGTTGGTTGCGGAAAAAAATATTGAAAAGGGTTCGCCGATGTCTGTTGTGTTTGTTGAACGTGAAGACTTGTACCCGCCATTTCTTTCAGAAATGTTGGCGGTAGGCGAGGAAACTGGAAAAATTTCTGAAATGCTCTCTGGTGTGGCCACCTTTTTTGAGGACGAAGTTTCTCAAAAAACTAAAAATATGGCTACAGTTATTGAGCCATTTCTCATGGTTTTTATAGGCGCCGCTGTCGGATTTTTTGCTTACTCAATGATCACTCCGATGTACACGGTTCTCAATAATGTTTAG